From one Triticum urartu cultivar G1812 chromosome 3, Tu2.1, whole genome shotgun sequence genomic stretch:
- the LOC125542750 gene encoding uncharacterized protein LOC125542750 encodes MAAACAAARMFAYNATLCACDPGYYLSPNGTACVSLPASGDGNTFADWQVGAVGAGSRNQTLYFLAPVLSLDAVRRLTQSQAVLLFTALVTLLSWLAFCAAARLAGRDPSGNKKLFRARFWISRLDCIFDTQHWAADQQVLKKRKTELGGMCSVAALILFIGLVTVLLYQAINRRNIEVHRVKPANAPDLLAFVNDIEFHITTISSMSCSQVTPPSMIAMGTPGFMDFRVLPLSTLLTYSCQNTSQGPSITLKCSGCRMPPRDHYVSWQFVDLPRRPAIAVGFQFNLTTKQTGDDEHVSFVSGTINSDNYGDEKLKTFRGRDSNVLKIQLFPQIYNKLNNLKLLQPLLQDFTPGSTFSDVSSLNASLQNPTDGVLNTTLYISYLSDYIVEISNESVIGPVSIIASIGGLYAFSIAIFLCLMAQCEARIKKLRNEDTRMLKILSKRRAQQNWDKVRKFVMYTWGPSNLDPSDRSGKYPEASMMDSLHESFHKKRKPTRRATSIATRTMRDHPDVGAIDIERAG; translated from the exons ATGGCGGCGGCGTGCGCGGCGGCGCGGATGTTCGCCTACAACGCGACGCTGTGCGCGTGCGACCCGGGGTACTACCTGTCGCCCAACGGCACGGCCTGCGTGTCCCTCCCGGCGTCCGGGGACGGCAACACCTTCGCCGACTGGCAGGTCGGGGCCGTCGGGGCCGGGTCCCGCAACCAGACGCTCTACTTCCTGGCCCCGGTCCTCTCCCTCGACGCCGTCCGCCGCCTCACCCAGTCCCAGGCCGTGCTCCTCTTCACCGCGCTCGTCACCCTCCTCTCCTGGCTCGCCTTCTGCGCCGCCGCCAGGCTCGCCGGCCGCGACCCCTCCGGCAACAAGAAGCTCTTCCGCGCCCGCTTCTGGATCAGCCGCCTCGACTGCATCTTCGACACCCAGCACTGGGCG GCTGACCAGCAAGTGCTCAAGAAGAGGAAGACAGAGCTGGGTGGGATGTGCTCGGTTGCTGCCCTCATACTCTTCATTGGATTAGTCACTGT GCTGCTGTACCAAGCCATCAATAGGCGCAACATCGAAGTGCATCGAGTCAAGCCGGCCAACGCTCCTGATCTCTTGGCTTTCGTCAACGACATCGAGTTCCACATCACCACCATCTCGAGCATGTCCTGCTCCCAAGTGACCCCGCCTTCGATGATCGCGATGGGGACGCCCGGGTTCATGGACTTCAGGGTGTTGCCTCTCTCGACGCTCTTGACCTACAGTTGCCAGAACACGAGCCAGGGGCCGTCTATCACGCTCAAGTGCAGCGGCTGCAGAATGCCTCCAAGGGACCACTACGTGTCCTGGCAGTTTGTTGACCTGCCGAGGCGACCGGCAATAGCTGTTGGCTTCCAGTTCAACCTGACTACCAAGCAAACCGGGGACGATGAGCACGTGAGCTTTGTCAGTGGGACCATAAACTCTGACAACTATGGCGACGAGAAGCTCAAGACATTCAGAGGGAGAGACTCCAACGTGCTCAAGATTCAGCTGTTTCCCCAGATATACAACAAACTTAACAACTTGAAGCTCTTGCAGCCGCTGCTTCAGGACTTCACTCCAGGGTCTACCTTTTCGGATGTCAGCAGCTTGAATGCTTCCCTGCAGAACCCTACAGATGGAGTATTAAATACTACGCTCTACATAAGTTATCTTTCAGATTACATCGTGGAGATTAGTAACGAAAGTGTCATAGGCCCAG TCAGTATAATTGCGAGTATTGGTGGCCTTTATGCCTTCAGTATAGCGATATTTCTCTGCCTCATGGCTCAA TGTGAAGCTAGGATAAAGAAGCTCCGTAATGAGGATACAAGAATGCTGAAAATTCTGAGCAAACGGCGAGCTCAACAGAATTGGGATAAG GTGAGAAAGTTTGTGATGTATACCTGGGGCCCTAGCAACTTGGATCCAAGTGACAGAAGTGGCAAGTACCCTGAAGCTTCAATGATGGATTCTCTCCATGAATCCTTCCACAAGAAAAGAAAACCGACTAGACGAGCTACCTCGATTGCTACCAGAACGATGAGAGATCATCCTGATGTG GGAGCAATTGACATTGAAAGAGCTGGGTAA